A part of Amycolatopsis lurida genomic DNA contains:
- the paaI gene encoding hydroxyphenylacetyl-CoA thioesterase PaaI has translation MFADDQASNALGIELVEAADGHAVATMRITETMVNGHDIAHGGYVFLLADTTFACACNSHGPVTVASGAEISFVAAGKLGDHLIATATERTRYGRNGIYDVTVHRETPDGPEVVAEFRGRSRTIEKA, from the coding sequence ATGTTCGCCGACGACCAGGCGTCCAACGCGCTGGGCATCGAGCTGGTCGAGGCCGCCGACGGGCACGCCGTCGCCACCATGCGGATCACCGAGACGATGGTCAACGGTCACGACATCGCCCACGGCGGCTACGTCTTCCTGCTGGCCGACACGACGTTCGCCTGCGCCTGCAACAGCCATGGGCCGGTGACGGTCGCTTCCGGTGCGGAGATCTCCTTCGTCGCCGCCGGCAAACTCGGCGACCACCTCATCGCCACCGCCACCGAGCGGACCCGCTACGGCCGCAATGGCATCTACGACGTCACCGTGCACCGGGAGACCCCCGACGGGCCGGAGGTCGTCGCCGAATTCCGCGGCCGCAGCCGCACCATCGAGAAAGCATGA
- the paaK gene encoding phenylacetate--CoA ligase PaaK has product MTMTAFSDDAENLTIDELQALQLKRLRWTLRHAYDNVPFYTRKFDEAGVHPDDCKALEDLAKFPFTTKQDLRDNYPFGMFAVPEAQVSRIHASSGTTGKPTVVGYTAEDIDTWATVMARSIRAAGGRPGDKVHVAYGYGLFTGGLGAHYGAEKLGCTVIPASGGMTARQVQIITDFKPEIIMVTPSYMLTLLDEFERQGVDPRTSSLKVGIFGAEPWTEQMRAEIEDRAGIDAVDIYGLSEVMGPGVAQECVETKDGLHIWEDHFFPEVIDPFTEKPTDAEGELLFTSLTKQALPIIRYRTRDLTRLLPGTARPAYRRMEKVTGRSDDMIILRGVNVFPTQIEEVVLVTPALAPHFQLIRSTKGRMDHLTVRVEARPDASTEQRAEAAARLIAGVKDGVGVSVGVEVVDPDTLERSLGKMRRVLDERDRG; this is encoded by the coding sequence ATGACGATGACCGCCTTCAGCGACGACGCCGAGAACCTGACCATCGACGAACTTCAGGCGCTGCAACTGAAGCGTCTCCGGTGGACGCTGCGGCACGCCTACGACAACGTGCCGTTCTACACCCGGAAGTTCGACGAGGCGGGCGTTCACCCGGACGACTGCAAGGCGCTCGAAGACCTGGCGAAGTTCCCCTTCACCACGAAACAGGACCTGCGCGACAACTACCCGTTCGGCATGTTCGCCGTGCCGGAAGCGCAGGTCAGCCGCATCCACGCGTCCAGCGGGACCACCGGGAAACCGACCGTCGTCGGCTACACCGCCGAAGACATCGACACCTGGGCGACGGTGATGGCGCGGTCGATCCGCGCCGCGGGCGGGCGGCCGGGCGACAAGGTCCACGTCGCCTACGGATACGGCCTGTTCACCGGCGGCCTCGGCGCGCATTACGGCGCCGAGAAGCTCGGCTGCACGGTGATCCCGGCGTCCGGCGGCATGACCGCGCGCCAGGTGCAGATCATCACCGACTTCAAACCCGAGATCATCATGGTCACCCCGTCGTACATGCTCACCCTGCTCGACGAATTCGAACGGCAGGGTGTCGACCCGCGGACGAGCTCGCTCAAGGTCGGCATCTTCGGCGCCGAGCCGTGGACCGAGCAGATGCGCGCGGAGATCGAGGACCGTGCCGGCATCGACGCCGTCGACATCTACGGCCTGTCCGAGGTGATGGGGCCCGGCGTCGCACAGGAATGCGTCGAGACGAAGGACGGGCTGCACATCTGGGAGGACCACTTCTTCCCCGAGGTGATCGACCCGTTCACCGAGAAGCCCACCGACGCCGAGGGTGAGCTGCTGTTCACCTCGCTCACCAAACAGGCGCTGCCGATCATCCGGTACCGCACGCGCGACCTGACCCGCCTGCTGCCGGGCACCGCGCGGCCGGCATACCGGCGGATGGAGAAGGTGACCGGGCGCAGCGATGACATGATCATCCTGCGTGGCGTCAACGTCTTCCCCACGCAGATCGAGGAAGTCGTGCTGGTGACCCCCGCGCTCGCGCCGCATTTCCAGCTGATCCGGTCGACGAAGGGCCGGATGGACCACCTGACGGTGCGGGTCGAAGCGCGTCCGGACGCGTCCACCGAGCAGCGCGCCGAGGCCGCCGCCAGGCTGATCGCCGGCGTCAAGGACGGGGTCGGCGTGAGCGTCGGCGTCGAGGTCGTCGACCCGGACACCCTGGAACGGTCGCTGGGCAAGATGCGCCGCGTACTCGACGAACGGGACCGCGGTTGA
- a CDS encoding TetR/AcrR family transcriptional regulator, translating to MSTPARRGRPGYDLESLLQVAVKLFNERGYDGTSMEDLSRKLGITKSAIYHHVPSKEELLRLAVDRALNGLFAVAAETESFEGKAIEKLEHLVRGSVLVLVDQLPFVTLLLRVRGNTKIERAALARRREFDRLVTELVKQAETEGDVRPDIDPAVTARLLYGMVNSLIEWYRPRRGSAGTELADAVCKIAFDGLRTQ from the coding sequence TTGAGCACCCCCGCCCGCCGGGGACGCCCCGGCTACGACCTCGAATCGCTGCTGCAGGTCGCGGTCAAACTGTTCAACGAACGCGGCTACGACGGCACCAGCATGGAGGACCTCTCCCGCAAGCTCGGCATCACCAAATCCGCGATCTACCACCACGTGCCGAGCAAGGAGGAGCTGCTGCGGCTCGCCGTCGACCGCGCGCTGAACGGCCTGTTCGCCGTCGCCGCCGAGACGGAATCCTTCGAGGGCAAGGCGATCGAGAAGCTCGAGCATCTGGTGCGGGGCAGTGTCCTCGTACTGGTCGACCAGCTGCCGTTCGTGACGCTGCTGCTGCGGGTGCGCGGCAACACCAAGATCGAACGCGCGGCGCTGGCGCGACGGCGCGAATTCGACCGGCTCGTCACGGAACTGGTGAAACAGGCCGAAACCGAAGGCGACGTGCGGCCCGACATCGATCCCGCGGTCACCGCGCGGCTGCTGTACGGCATGGTGAACTCGCTGATCGAGTGGTACCGGCCGCGGCGGGGTTCGGCCGGGACGGAGCTGGCGGACGCGGTCTGCAAGATCGCCTTCGACGGCCTCCGGACCCAGTGA
- a CDS encoding TetR/AcrR family transcriptional regulator has product MSTDPENRRRRLEPAARRAEILTAARRLFGASTYASVSTSDIAKAAGVARPLINHYFGGKRELYLEVVRQMMIVPAPVIENLPDTSAEERLAISVQHWIEVVERNEQAWLTAIGPEAVGRDPEIERIMLEADEIAADRVLAAALMSEVTEGREELRAMIRSYGGMLRAASREWLIRGTLGREELRVFLTDSILHLLRVTYPAVLATRSAGHKPPASSPSSV; this is encoded by the coding sequence ATGAGCACCGATCCGGAGAACCGGCGGCGCCGCCTCGAGCCGGCCGCCCGGCGCGCCGAGATCCTGACCGCGGCCCGGCGGCTGTTCGGCGCGAGCACGTACGCCTCGGTTTCGACCTCGGACATCGCGAAGGCCGCCGGGGTGGCGAGGCCCCTGATCAACCACTACTTCGGCGGCAAACGGGAGCTGTACCTGGAAGTCGTCCGGCAGATGATGATCGTCCCGGCGCCGGTGATCGAAAACCTGCCCGACACGAGCGCCGAAGAGCGGCTCGCGATCAGCGTCCAGCACTGGATCGAGGTCGTCGAGCGCAACGAGCAGGCGTGGCTGACGGCGATCGGCCCCGAGGCGGTGGGCCGCGACCCGGAGATCGAGCGGATCATGCTGGAGGCCGACGAGATCGCCGCCGATCGCGTACTCGCGGCCGCGTTGATGAGCGAGGTCACCGAGGGTCGCGAAGAACTCCGCGCGATGATCCGTTCGTACGGCGGGATGCTGCGCGCGGCGTCACGCGAATGGCTGATCCGCGGCACGCTCGGCCGCGAAGAGCTGCGGGTCTTCCTCACCGATTCGATCCTGCACCTGCTGCGGGTCACCTACCCGGCCGTGCTCGCAACGCGTTCCGCCGGGCATAAGCCGCCGGCGTCATCCCCTTCCAGCGTTTGA
- a CDS encoding AraC family transcriptional regulator, whose product MELPPPVIRDWDYPRGTASIVLMARFAAENGVAGLESYEYASVDGQVDARQELAVVRALIRGLGDGDDIALRLSRRYRVSAFGIFGFACISSPTLGDAMRFALRYLDLSFTFCIPHVTVESGRLALAMDDSRVPGDVARFLVLRDLGTIHTVMRDILPDISLRSVAFRHERPSTVDEYVRTFGLPPSFAAPSHLATLDPLFLDKPLPQANDQTVAVCAAQCDLLVSRKRERSGIAQQVRERLVRLGGVGAGMDEVARQLALSPRTLRRRLFEAGTGYRTLLDEVRQALAEEMLDTGALSVEDVALRLGYAEASSFIYAFKRWKGMTPAAYARRNALRARPGR is encoded by the coding sequence ATGGAACTACCGCCGCCGGTGATCCGGGACTGGGACTACCCACGCGGCACGGCGAGCATCGTGCTCATGGCCCGCTTCGCCGCCGAGAACGGTGTCGCGGGGCTGGAGTCCTACGAGTACGCGTCCGTGGACGGCCAGGTCGACGCACGGCAGGAGCTCGCGGTGGTCCGGGCCCTGATCCGCGGGCTCGGCGACGGGGACGACATCGCGCTGCGACTGAGCAGGCGGTACCGGGTCAGCGCGTTCGGCATCTTCGGCTTCGCGTGCATCAGCAGCCCGACGCTGGGGGACGCGATGCGCTTCGCCCTGCGCTACCTCGACCTGAGTTTCACCTTCTGCATCCCGCATGTGACCGTCGAGTCCGGACGGCTCGCGCTGGCCATGGACGACAGCCGCGTGCCGGGCGACGTCGCCCGGTTCCTCGTGCTGCGCGACCTCGGCACCATCCACACCGTCATGCGCGACATCCTGCCGGACATCTCCTTGCGTTCCGTGGCCTTCCGGCACGAACGTCCCTCCACAGTGGACGAATACGTGCGGACGTTCGGCTTGCCGCCGTCGTTCGCCGCTCCGTCGCATCTAGCCACCCTTGATCCGCTCTTCCTCGACAAACCCTTGCCGCAGGCCAACGACCAGACGGTCGCGGTCTGCGCCGCGCAATGCGATCTGCTGGTGTCCCGGAAACGGGAACGCTCCGGGATCGCGCAGCAGGTCCGGGAACGGCTGGTGCGGCTCGGCGGCGTCGGCGCCGGGATGGACGAGGTCGCGCGGCAGCTCGCGCTCAGCCCGCGCACGCTGCGACGGCGGCTGTTCGAGGCCGGAACCGGCTACCGCACGCTGCTCGACGAGGTCCGCCAGGCCTTGGCGGAGGAAATGCTCGACACCGGCGCGCTCAGCGTGGAGGACGTCGCGCTGCGGCTGGGCTACGCCGAAGCGTCGAGTTTCATCTACGCGTTCAAACGCTGGAAGGGGATGACGCCGGCGGCTTATGCCCGGCGGAACGCGTTGCGAGCACGGCCGGGTAGGTGA
- a CDS encoding winged helix DNA-binding domain-containing protein, translating into MSDTLSRRALNRAMLDRQLLLRRSKMTALEAVEQLAGLQAQAPNPPYFALWTRLHGFRQEDLANLLLDKRVVRIALMRGTVHLVKPADALAWRPIVQPLYDRSVTGNTQFSPDIKDLDHQEIARTARKLLGERPLSSAGLGAELAKHWEGVAPSSLVHVARALLPLVQIPPRGVWGKAGQPTYQTTGDWLGAEPDATPSPEAMFRRYLAAFGPASVQDAQAWAGITKLGDVAERLRPELRTFRDENGRELFDLEDAPRPDPDTPAPARLLGPFDQTVLSYADRTRVISDEYRKVVITQNGLVKGTILVGGFVKGFWEIKTAKKAASVVITPFERVPKRDLDALESSAHRLLTWAHPKAESHSVEIVAGNLD; encoded by the coding sequence ATGTCCGACACGTTGAGCAGGCGCGCGCTGAACCGCGCCATGCTGGACCGGCAGCTGCTGCTCCGGCGTTCGAAGATGACCGCGCTCGAAGCGGTCGAGCAGCTGGCCGGGTTGCAGGCACAGGCCCCGAACCCGCCGTACTTCGCACTGTGGACCCGGCTGCACGGGTTCCGCCAGGAAGATCTGGCGAACCTGCTGCTGGACAAGCGTGTCGTGCGGATCGCGCTCATGCGCGGCACGGTGCACCTGGTGAAACCGGCGGACGCGCTGGCCTGGCGGCCGATCGTGCAGCCCCTCTACGACCGCTCGGTGACCGGCAACACCCAGTTCAGCCCCGACATCAAGGACCTCGACCACCAGGAGATCGCCCGCACCGCCCGCAAACTGCTCGGCGAGCGGCCGCTTTCGTCGGCGGGACTCGGCGCGGAACTGGCGAAACACTGGGAGGGCGTGGCGCCGTCGTCGCTGGTGCATGTCGCGCGGGCGTTGCTGCCGCTGGTGCAGATCCCGCCGCGTGGCGTCTGGGGCAAGGCCGGCCAGCCGACCTATCAGACCACCGGGGACTGGCTGGGCGCCGAGCCGGACGCGACGCCGTCCCCGGAAGCGATGTTCCGCCGCTATCTGGCCGCTTTCGGGCCCGCAAGTGTGCAAGACGCGCAGGCATGGGCGGGGATCACGAAGCTCGGCGACGTCGCCGAGCGACTGCGGCCGGAGCTGCGGACGTTCCGCGACGAGAACGGCCGCGAGCTCTTCGACCTCGAAGACGCCCCGCGGCCGGACCCGGACACCCCCGCGCCCGCCCGGCTGCTGGGACCGTTCGACCAGACCGTGCTGTCCTACGCCGACCGCACCCGCGTGATCAGCGACGAGTACCGCAAGGTCGTCATCACGCAGAACGGCCTGGTCAAGGGCACCATCCTGGTCGGTGGGTTCGTGAAGGGATTCTGGGAGATCAAGACGGCGAAGAAGGCCGCGTCGGTGGTGATCACGCCCTTCGAGCGGGTCCCGAAGCGCGATCTGGACGCCCTCGAAAGCTCCGCTCACCGCCTGCTGACCTGGGCTCACCCGAAGGCCGAAAGTCATTCGGTGGAGATCGTGGCCGGAAATCTCGATTGA
- a CDS encoding flavin-containing monooxygenase yields the protein MGDTSVLIVGTGFGGVGTAIELKRAGFDDFTILESADEPGGVWRENTYPGAGCDIPSPLYSFSYEPNPDWPKRFSLQPDIHEYLKRVVRRYGLEPHIRFGTRVTAAAFDEERGLWRVETAGGETFEANVFVPAVGQLSRPVQPDIPGQETFKGASFHSARWDHDVDLRGKKVAVIGTGASAIQFVPELQRQAGELTVFQRTAPYIMAKRDTGYRRWQQRLFRHLPATQLLGRLRIFLLAEYATYAMTKHPLLAKIFELRTAQLRRRHIKDRALREKLTPDYPLGCKRILFTNEYLPALAQHNVAVETRRISAITPSGVLTEDGVEHEADVIVYGTGFAATDFLGELKIEGLGGRALSDAWKGGARAYLGMTVPGFPNLFCVYGPNTNLGAGSIIYMIERQARYIRQAVEHLAKPEVSYMDVVPEVEQAYDEEIQRRLGRSVWTTCASWYRQENGRVSTNWPGLVTEYDRRTKKLDLGDYRTAGAR from the coding sequence ATGGGCGATACGAGCGTGCTGATCGTAGGGACGGGCTTCGGCGGGGTCGGAACGGCGATCGAGCTCAAACGCGCCGGGTTCGACGACTTCACCATCCTGGAGAGCGCGGACGAACCGGGCGGCGTCTGGCGGGAGAACACGTACCCCGGCGCCGGCTGCGACATCCCGTCGCCGCTGTACTCGTTCTCCTACGAGCCCAACCCCGACTGGCCGAAGCGGTTTTCGCTGCAACCGGACATCCACGAGTACCTCAAACGCGTGGTGCGCCGCTACGGGCTCGAACCGCACATCCGATTCGGCACCCGCGTCACCGCCGCGGCCTTCGACGAGGAGCGCGGACTCTGGCGAGTGGAGACCGCGGGTGGCGAGACGTTCGAGGCGAACGTCTTCGTGCCCGCCGTCGGCCAGCTTTCGCGGCCGGTCCAGCCGGACATCCCCGGACAGGAGACCTTCAAGGGCGCCAGTTTCCACTCCGCGCGCTGGGATCACGACGTCGACCTGCGCGGCAAGAAGGTCGCGGTGATCGGCACCGGCGCGAGCGCCATCCAGTTCGTGCCCGAGCTCCAGCGCCAGGCGGGTGAGCTGACGGTGTTCCAGCGCACCGCGCCCTACATCATGGCCAAACGGGACACCGGCTACCGGCGCTGGCAGCAGCGGCTGTTCCGGCATCTGCCCGCCACCCAGCTGCTCGGCAGGCTGCGGATCTTCCTCCTCGCCGAGTACGCGACCTACGCGATGACCAAACATCCGCTGCTGGCCAAGATCTTCGAACTGCGGACGGCCCAGCTGCGCCGCCGCCACATCAAGGACCGGGCGCTGCGCGAGAAACTCACCCCGGACTATCCGCTGGGCTGCAAGCGGATCCTGTTCACCAACGAGTACCTGCCCGCGCTGGCGCAGCACAACGTCGCCGTGGAGACGCGGCGGATCAGCGCGATCACCCCGTCCGGGGTGCTCACCGAGGACGGCGTCGAACACGAAGCCGACGTCATCGTCTACGGGACGGGTTTCGCGGCGACCGACTTCCTCGGTGAACTCAAGATCGAGGGGCTCGGCGGGCGGGCGCTGTCCGACGCGTGGAAGGGCGGCGCGCGGGCGTACCTCGGCATGACCGTGCCGGGTTTTCCGAACCTGTTCTGCGTCTACGGGCCCAACACGAACCTCGGCGCGGGCTCCATCATCTACATGATCGAACGGCAGGCTCGCTACATCCGCCAAGCCGTCGAACATCTCGCCAAACCTGAAGTGTCCTATATGGACGTCGTACCGGAGGTCGAGCAGGCCTACGACGAGGAGATCCAGCGACGCCTCGGGCGCAGTGTCTGGACGACCTGCGCCAGCTGGTACCGCCAGGAGAACGGCCGCGTGAGCACGAACTGGCCGGGCCTGGTCACCGAGTACGACCGGCGGACGAAGAAGCTCGACCTCGGCGACTACCGGACGGCGGGTGCGCGATGA
- a CDS encoding GMC oxidoreductase codes for MNYDVLVIGSGFGGSVTALRLTEKGYRVGVLETGRRFADDEFAKTSWRLRKYLWAPKLGCYGIQRLTLLKNTFVLSGAGVGGGSLVYANTLYEPPDTFYEDPQWAHITDWKAELAPHYDQARRMLGVVENPLVTPADRVLREVAEDMGIAGTYRPTPVGVHFGKRDVDPFFGGEGPLRKPCTHCGECMTGCRVGAKNTTVKNYLYLAEKAGAEVHPLTTAVSVRPIDGGYAVDTVRTGRWGRKRKQTFTASEVVFAAASLGTQRLLHSLKDSGTLPNLSPRLGLLARTNSEAVLAARSLRKDTDFTRGVAITSSIHPDAVTHVEPVRYGKGSNFMGLLTTVLVDAEPGRRRWVLGARELWRNRRQLVRLHNPRRWSERMVGLLVMQTLNNSVTTYPKSGLFGRRMTTKQGIGEPNPEWIPAGHEVTRRVADKIGGLAQGAWTDLANIPITGHFIGGCAIGDSAETGVVDPYQRVHGHPGLHIADGSAISANLGVNPSLTITAQAERAMSLWPNKGEPDPRPPLGAPYQRLSPVAPLKPVVPPHAPAALRLPLTPL; via the coding sequence ATGAACTACGACGTGCTGGTGATCGGCTCCGGTTTCGGCGGCAGCGTGACCGCGTTGCGGCTCACCGAGAAGGGGTATCGCGTCGGAGTGCTGGAGACCGGCCGCCGGTTCGCCGACGACGAGTTCGCGAAGACGTCGTGGCGGCTCCGGAAGTACCTGTGGGCCCCAAAACTGGGGTGCTACGGCATCCAGCGGCTCACACTGCTGAAGAACACCTTCGTGCTGAGCGGCGCGGGTGTCGGCGGCGGGTCGCTCGTCTACGCCAACACGCTCTACGAACCACCGGACACCTTCTACGAAGACCCGCAGTGGGCGCATATCACCGACTGGAAGGCCGAACTGGCCCCGCATTACGACCAGGCGAGACGGATGCTGGGCGTGGTGGAGAACCCGCTGGTCACTCCGGCCGACCGCGTGCTGCGCGAGGTCGCCGAGGACATGGGCATCGCGGGCACCTATCGGCCCACGCCGGTCGGCGTCCACTTCGGCAAGCGCGACGTCGACCCGTTCTTCGGCGGCGAAGGACCGCTGCGCAAGCCGTGCACGCACTGCGGCGAGTGCATGACCGGCTGCCGGGTCGGCGCGAAGAACACGACCGTCAAGAACTACCTGTACCTGGCGGAGAAGGCGGGCGCGGAGGTCCATCCGCTGACCACCGCCGTGTCGGTCCGGCCGATCGACGGCGGCTACGCGGTCGACACCGTCCGAACAGGACGATGGGGGCGCAAGCGCAAGCAGACCTTCACCGCCTCCGAGGTGGTGTTCGCCGCCGCTTCCCTTGGCACCCAACGGCTTCTGCATTCGTTGAAGGACTCGGGAACGCTGCCGAACCTGTCACCGCGTCTCGGCCTGCTCGCCAGGACGAACTCCGAGGCCGTGCTCGCCGCGCGGTCCCTGCGCAAGGACACCGATTTCACCCGCGGCGTCGCGATCACGTCGTCGATCCACCCCGACGCCGTCACGCACGTCGAACCGGTGCGTTACGGCAAGGGCAGCAACTTCATGGGCCTGCTGACGACGGTGCTCGTCGACGCCGAGCCGGGCCGACGCCGGTGGGTGCTGGGCGCGCGGGAACTGTGGCGGAACCGCCGGCAGCTGGTGCGGCTGCACAACCCGCGACGGTGGTCGGAGCGGATGGTCGGGCTGCTGGTGATGCAGACGCTGAACAATTCCGTGACCACGTATCCGAAAAGCGGGCTCTTCGGCCGCCGGATGACCACGAAGCAGGGCATCGGCGAGCCGAACCCGGAGTGGATCCCGGCCGGCCACGAGGTCACGCGGCGGGTGGCGGACAAGATCGGCGGGCTGGCGCAGGGCGCGTGGACGGATCTGGCGAACATCCCCATCACCGGCCATTTCATCGGCGGTTGCGCGATCGGCGACAGCGCCGAGACCGGCGTCGTCGACCCGTACCAGCGCGTGCACGGCCACCCCGGGCTGCATATCGCGGACGGTTCGGCGATCTCGGCGAACCTCGGGGTGAACCCGTCGCTGACCATCACCGCGCAGGCGGAACGCGCGATGTCGTTGTGGCCCAACAAGGGCGAGCCCGACCCGCGGCCGCCGCTCGGCGCCCCCTACCAGCGCCTGTCCCCCGTCGCCCCGCTCAAGCCCGTCGTGCCCCCGCACGCCCCGGCCGCCCTGCGCCTCCCCCTCACCCCGCTCTGA